CCGTCAGCCTTGGATGGAGCCGAGATAGCGCTCGGCGAGAGCTTCCGACTCGGCGAGGACGGATGGTGCGCCTTCCTCGATAATGCGACCGCCCTCGATGAGGTACGCGCGGCGTGCAATGGGAGCAACCCATGTGACGTTTTGCTCGGCGATCATCACCGGAAGACCTTCGTCACGCAATTGCGCGACGATCGACGCAAGCTCGTCGACGATCGTTGGTGCGAGCCCGATCGAAGGCTCGTCGAGCAACAGCAATTTTGGCCGGCGCATCAGCACTTTCGCGATCGCCAGCATCTGGCGCTCACCGCCGCTCAGACTTCCGCCAAGCGAGGTGCGGCGCTGCGCAAGTCGTGGAAAGCGCGTCATCATCTCGTCGACGCGCGCGGCAAACTCGGCGCGCGAGAGACGAATTCCGAACGTCGCGAGAAGGAGATTGTCATCGACCGATTGGCGCGCGATGATCGCGCGCTGTTGTGGAACCAAACCGATTCCGGCTGTGACGATGCGATCCGTACTCAGCCCGCGAATCGAGCGGCCTTCCCAGACGACGTCGCCGCTGCGCGGACGCGGATCGCCAAGAATCGTGTTGAGCAGTGTCGTCTTCCCGGCACCGTTTCGCCCGAGCAGCGCGACGATCTCGCCCGTGCCGACGTGCAAGCTCGCATCGCGAATGATCGTGGTGTTTCCATAACCCGACGTCAGATCGCGCACGTCGAGAATGCGCGTCACCTCGCCCGCTTGCGGTTCGATGGGCGCCGATTTGACGGTCTCACCATGATGTGGACCCAGATACGACTCGACAACTGCTTCGTTGACCCGAATCTCGACCGGCGTTCCGGATGCGATGCGTGCCCCTTCGTGCATTGCGGTGACCGTGTTGCACAACCCGAAGACGAACGGGACGTTATGTTCGACCAGCAAGATCGTCACGCCGCGTTCGTCACGCACCGAACGAAGCATCGCGGCAAGACGCGCGATTTCCGCGCCGGTCAGGCCAGCCGTCGGCTCGTCGAGCAGCAGAATACGCGGCTCACTTATCAGCGTCCGCGCGACTTCGATTTGCCGCTGTGGGCCGAAGGCCAAGCGTTTCGCGGGCTCGCTGGGATCTTGCTCGTATCCGACCGCGCGCAACAGCTCGACGGCGCGCGTGGAGAGCTCGCGGTCCTCTTTCAAAGCGAGATTCGTTCCGAGCGACCCATTGATGACGCCCGTCCTACCCTGAGCGTGCGCGCCGACTAAGACATTCTCGAGCGCGCTGAGGTCGAAGAAGATTGCCGGCTTTTGAAACGTGCGCCCGATGCCGTACTCGACAAGACGGCGCGGTCGTGGATTGATCGGCCGGCCGCCAACTTCGATTTCGCCACCCTGCCGTTCCACGACGCCGCACAACGTGTTGATTGCGGTCGTCTTCCCGGCGCCGTTCGGCCCAATGAGTCCATGAATCTCGCCCGCGTCGAGCGAGATCGAGAAGCTGCGGAGAGCGTGCACGCCGCCGAATGAGACGTCGACGTTACGCATTTGTAAGATCGCTATCGGCCTGGTCTCGCGCGGCCTTTTGTCAGATCGAATATCGTTCCCGTGATTCCGTT
Above is a genomic segment from Candidatus Baltobacteraceae bacterium containing:
- a CDS encoding ATP-binding cassette domain-containing protein; the encoded protein is MRNVDVSFGGVHALRSFSISLDAGEIHGLIGPNGAGKTTAINTLCGVVERQGGEIEVGGRPINPRPRRLVEYGIGRTFQKPAIFFDLSALENVLVGAHAQGRTGVINGSLGTNLALKEDRELSTRAVELLRAVGYEQDPSEPAKRLAFGPQRQIEVARTLISEPRILLLDEPTAGLTGAEIARLAAMLRSVRDERGVTILLVEHNVPFVFGLCNTVTAMHEGARIASGTPVEIRVNEAVVESYLGPHHGETVKSAPIEPQAGEVTRILDVRDLTSGYGNTTIIRDASLHVGTGEIVALLGRNGAGKTTLLNTILGDPRPRSGDVVWEGRSIRGLSTDRIVTAGIGLVPQQRAIIARQSVDDNLLLATFGIRLSRAEFAARVDEMMTRFPRLAQRRTSLGGSLSGGERQMLAIAKVLMRRPKLLLLDEPSIGLAPTIVDELASIVAQLRDEGLPVMIAEQNVTWVAPIARRAYLIEGGRIIEEGAPSVLAESEALAERYLGSIQG